In Carya illinoinensis cultivar Pawnee chromosome 9, C.illinoinensisPawnee_v1, whole genome shotgun sequence, the following are encoded in one genomic region:
- the LOC122277253 gene encoding uncharacterized protein LOC122277253, whose protein sequence is METKRFEGEVEPYCKWQYGEKCDILVAHLHGFVENDVKIEPKRSQDRMILTLTGERPLDGTRTTWKKLRKEVEISKYKANAINCKFEGGIVRITMRKKSSWAAKFDLLRSNIIVKIIIWFALGVIIGVCGRCYIKRIY, encoded by the exons ATGGAAACCAAGCGTTTTGAAGGAGAGGTCGAACCCTATTGCAAGTGGCAATATGGGGAAAAGTGTGACATTCTTGTGGCCCATCTTCATG GTTTCGTAGAAAACGACGTAAAAATAGAACCCAAAAGGAGTCAGGACCGGATGATCTTAACACTTACTGGAGAACGGCCTTTGGATGGAACCCGTACGACATGGAAGAAATTGAGAAAAGAGGTGGAAATCTCAAAGTACAAGGCAAACGCAATCAATTGTAAATTTGAAGGTGGCATTGTTAGGATAACGATGCGCAAGAAATCTTCTTGGGCTGCCAAATTTGATCTGCTTAGGTCAAACATAATTGTGAAAATCATTATATGGTTTGCTTTGGGAGTCATTATTGGGGTTTGTGGCCGCTGCTacataaaaagaatatattaa
- the LOC122277158 gene encoding presenilin-like protein At1g08700, with product MESSILASIGVEIIGVMSPVSICMFLVVLLVYSLSPSNPFSSPSSPISIRTAANLVYLESPSDSTAQKLEGALLNALVFVVLISIVTFLLVVLYYYNFTNFLKNYMRFSAFFVLATMGGSIFLSIIQHFSIPVDSITCFLLLFNFTVVGVLSVFSGGVPIFLRQAYMVSLGIIVATWFTKLPEWTTWVLLVALALYDLAAVLAPGGPLKLLVELASSRDEELPALIYEARPTVSRNTGNRGSSLGLLVGGVSDSGSVELQAVEHDNGNINVVDNRSNSEYTSVEVGSFPNEDRDSGKDQGESSPLVGHSRERHTSSSGSSEYSTVVVGSDRARDPEPEIVDEEMSPLVEMMGVGNNREWTRRDNAEVTSRGIKLGLGDFVFYSVLVGRAAMYDLMTVYACYLAIISGLGCTLILLSLCHRALPALPISITLGVVFYFLTRLLMEPFVVGTATNLMMF from the coding sequence ATGGAGTCGAGCATCCTAGCATCAATCGGCGTCGAGATCATCGGTGTCATGTCCCCCGTCTCAATCTGCATGTTCTTGGTGGTCCTTCTcgtctactctctctctccttccaatCCCTTCTCCTCTCCCTCTTCCCCTATTTCCATCCGCACCGCCGCCAACCTCGTCTACCTCGAGAGCCCTTCCGACTCTACCGCCCAGAAGCTGGAAGGCGCTCTCTTAAACGCCTTGGTCTTCGTCGTCCTCATATCCATTGTCACCTTCCTCCTCGTCGTCCTCTACTACTATAACTTTACCAATTTCTTAAAGAACTACATGCGTTTCTCCGCCTTTTTCGTGCTCGCTACAATGGGTGGCTCCATCTTCCTCTCCATAATTCAGCATTTCTCCATACCCGTCGACTCTATCACTTGCTTCTTGCTGCTTTTCAATTTTACGGTTGTGGGTGTGCTGTCCGTGTTCTCCGGTGGGGTACCCATATTCTTGAGGCAAGCGTATATGGTCTCGTTGGGAATAATTGTGGCGACATGGTTCACGAAATTGCCCGAATGGACGACTTGGGTTTTGCTGGTGGCTTTGGCTCTATATGATTTGGCGGCTGTCTTGGCCCCTGGAGGGCCACTGAAATTGCTGGTGGAATTGGCATCGAGTAGGGATGAGGAATTACCGGCTCTGATCTATGAGGCTCGGCCGACCGTATCACGGAATACAGGAAATAGGGGTTCTAGTTTAGGGCTTTTGGTTGGTGGGGTTTCGGATTCTGGGTCGGTTGAGCTACAGGCGGTTGAGCATGACAACGGAAATATAAATGTGGTCGACAATCGCAGTAATTCTGAGTATACCTCTGTTGAGGTTGGGAGTTTTCCAAATGAGGATCGTGACAGCGGCAAAGATCAAGGGGAGAGTTCCCCGTTGGTAGGTCATTCGCGGGAAAGGCATACGTCGAGCAGTGGATCTTCAGAGTATTCAACTGTGGTTGTTGGTTCTGATCGAGCTCGGGATCCTGAGCCCGAGATTGTTGATGAGGAGATGTCTCCACTGGTTGAGATGATGGGGGTGGGGAACAACAGAGAGTGGACTAGGAGGGATAATGCAGAGGTGACGAGTAGAGGTATTAAACTTGGCCTTGGAGACTTTGTTTTCTATAGTGTTCTTGTGGGCAGAGCTGCAATGTATGATCTTATGACAGTATATGCTTGTTACCTTGCAATTATTTCGGGACTTGGCTGCACTCTTATTTTGTTGTCGCTGTGCCATCGAGCTCTTCCTGCCTTGCCAATTTCGATTACATTAGGTGTTGTTTTTTACTTCTTGACTCGGTTATTAATGGAACCTTTTGTGGTTGGGACGGCGACAAATTTGATGATGTTTTGA